From the genome of Turicibacter faecis, one region includes:
- a CDS encoding peptidase U32 family protein, translated as MKKPELVVTPHHFDEIEPLIEAGADAFIIGDEKFGLRLAGYFNKDELYEAVQLIKRHHKKVYVAINAIMTNALLKELRIYLEELKKWEIDALRFSDPGAYMLAREIMPHMTLHWSSETLGTNYFTVNYWYDRGVNRTILAPEIMKHSVIETKDHAKGEIEILVHGAICMFQSRRHLVGNYLKFQGQIVEKVQSREQGLQLFDPERQLYYPVFEDGQGTHIFNGSDVCMIDDLAEFIEAGVDALRVDGILKSREYLLSVTQAYRFAIDLFCEDPAKYNQVGRALYKKMEEIQPVSRLLDRGFFYKPSIYKNK; from the coding sequence ATGAAAAAACCAGAGTTAGTTGTGACGCCTCATCATTTTGATGAGATTGAACCCTTAATCGAAGCCGGTGCGGATGCGTTTATTATCGGTGATGAAAAGTTTGGGTTGCGTTTAGCAGGTTATTTTAATAAAGATGAATTATATGAAGCGGTTCAATTAATTAAACGTCATCATAAAAAGGTTTACGTAGCTATTAATGCGATCATGACCAATGCCCTATTGAAGGAATTGAGAATCTATCTTGAGGAGCTTAAAAAATGGGAGATTGATGCTTTACGCTTTTCGGATCCTGGGGCATATATGCTTGCTAGGGAAATTATGCCTCACATGACACTACACTGGAGTAGTGAAACGCTTGGAACAAACTATTTTACAGTTAATTACTGGTATGACCGTGGAGTAAACCGCACGATTTTAGCACCTGAAATTATGAAGCATTCGGTTATTGAAACTAAAGATCATGCGAAAGGTGAGATTGAAATTTTAGTACATGGTGCTATTTGTATGTTTCAATCGCGACGCCATTTAGTTGGAAATTACTTGAAGTTCCAAGGGCAAATCGTTGAAAAGGTTCAGTCACGTGAGCAAGGGTTGCAACTTTTTGATCCAGAGCGCCAACTATATTATCCGGTATTTGAGGATGGCCAAGGTACACATATTTTCAATGGAAGTGACGTGTGTATGATCGACGACTTGGCTGAGTTTATTGAAGCGGGTGTAGATGCTTTAAGAGTGGACGGAATTTTAAAATCTCGTGAATATTTATTGTCGGTGACACAAGCTTATCGTTTTGCAATCGATTTATTTTGTGAGGACCCAGCAAAATATAACCAAGTGGGACGCGCATTGTATAAAAAAATGGAAGAAATTCAACCGGTATCTCGATTACTTGATCGTGGCTTTTTCTATAAACCGTCAATTTATAAAAATAAATAG
- a CDS encoding O-methyltransferase, translating to MNEQLLQLMSRFKTIIHDDLSIEMKKYAEDHHVPIIQEQGLELMLQLLRIKNPSAILEIGTAIGYSSLMMARHLPHTKIVSIERDPVRYQEAVSYHERASIGNQVVLIEADALEIENNQLPILQYDVIFIDAAKAQYQKFFEKYEPLLKEDGMIISDNLIFHGHIFDNQQKQSRNLKQLVRKINRYNEWLAQHEGYDTLLLPIGDGVAISMKKNKEILKEHC from the coding sequence ATGAATGAACAATTATTACAACTTATGAGTCGTTTTAAGACCATTATTCATGATGATCTTTCAATTGAAATGAAAAAGTACGCTGAGGATCATCACGTACCAATCATTCAGGAACAAGGCCTTGAATTGATGCTTCAATTGTTAAGAATTAAAAATCCGTCAGCTATTTTAGAAATTGGAACGGCCATTGGGTACTCCTCACTTATGATGGCTAGACATTTACCACATACGAAAATTGTTAGTATTGAGCGAGATCCTGTTCGTTATCAAGAAGCAGTGTCTTATCATGAACGCGCGTCTATTGGAAACCAGGTAGTTTTAATCGAGGCAGATGCACTAGAAATTGAAAATAATCAACTTCCTATATTACAATATGATGTGATTTTTATTGATGCGGCTAAAGCGCAGTATCAAAAGTTTTTTGAAAAATATGAACCTTTATTGAAAGAAGATGGAATGATTATTAGCGATAATTTAATCTTCCACGGTCACATTTTTGATAATCAACAAAAGCAAAGTCGAAATTTGAAACAGTTGGTTCGTAAGATTAATAGATACAATGAGTGGTTAGCACAACATGAAGGGTATGATACCTTATTATTACCAATTGGAGATGGCGTTGCCATTAGCATGAAGAAAAACAAAGAAATTTTGAAAGAACACTGCTAG
- the mltG gene encoding endolytic transglycosylase MltG, whose product MGKAVRVFTWGVCIVLLVAVLYGGYLYQATVKPFNSQDNTVINYTIEPGTTTKKVNRQLAAFGLIKHPKMADLLVRLHDWSHIQAGEYELTPSMTLEQMYQKFEKGLVVEPDSVKVTIPEGYDLEYVAANVSPLVSLTAEDLLTEWKNSEYINQLINDYWFLTEDILKDGIKYPLEGYIYPITYSFSKGAYTVDELTRQMLDVTQKKLDPIRELFETSPLSIHEVMSLASVVEGETQNTEEMPMVAGVFFNRINSGMYLQSDMTVLYALDEHAVRVTEAMTRVQSPYNTYVTPGAPIGPVSNPSIDAVKAVLQPVSHSYLFFIADMFGCVDGKTHFFETYEEHMNFYRAYLLPSYEAGTNVCRQQ is encoded by the coding sequence ATGGGAAAAGCTGTACGTGTTTTTACTTGGGGTGTATGTATCGTTTTATTGGTTGCCGTTTTATATGGAGGTTACTTATACCAGGCAACCGTTAAACCTTTCAATTCCCAAGATAACACAGTGATTAATTATACAATTGAGCCTGGAACAACAACGAAGAAAGTTAATCGACAGTTAGCAGCGTTTGGGCTGATTAAACATCCGAAAATGGCCGATTTACTTGTACGTCTTCATGATTGGTCTCATATCCAAGCGGGAGAGTATGAGTTAACACCATCAATGACGCTTGAGCAAATGTATCAAAAATTTGAAAAAGGGCTCGTCGTGGAACCCGATAGTGTTAAAGTGACAATCCCTGAGGGGTATGATTTAGAATACGTCGCAGCGAATGTATCACCACTGGTTTCCTTGACTGCGGAAGACTTATTAACCGAGTGGAAAAATTCAGAGTATATAAATCAGCTGATTAATGATTATTGGTTTTTAACCGAGGATATTTTAAAAGACGGAATAAAATATCCACTTGAGGGGTATATTTATCCGATTACTTACTCATTTTCAAAAGGAGCATATACCGTGGATGAACTAACACGTCAGATGCTTGATGTGACCCAAAAGAAACTAGATCCTATCCGTGAATTATTTGAAACGAGCCCCTTAAGTATACATGAGGTTATGTCTTTAGCATCCGTTGTTGAGGGGGAGACCCAAAACACGGAGGAAATGCCAATGGTAGCGGGTGTCTTTTTTAATCGGATCAATTCGGGAATGTACTTACAAAGCGATATGACGGTTTTATATGCATTAGATGAACATGCGGTACGAGTGACAGAGGCAATGACACGTGTGCAATCACCGTATAATACATATGTGACGCCAGGTGCACCTATTGGACCGGTGAGCAATCCATCGATTGATGCCGTTAAGGCTGTCTTACAACCGGTAAGTCATTCTTATTTATTCTTTATAGCGGATATGTTTGGTTGTGTGGACGGGAAAACCCACTTCTTTGAAACCTATGAGGAACACATGAATTTTTATCGCGCATATCTACTCCCTTCATATGAGGCAGGGACAAATGTATGTCGACAGCAGTAA
- a CDS encoding DUF1292 domain-containing protein: MLDENQLTVIDENGNELLCEILFTFDSDDYNKSYVVYYPVGAEHEDADGNVDLHVSAYIPSNNNEGGELLPVETDAEWDMIEEVINTFLADEEAESAE, from the coding sequence ATGTTAGATGAAAATCAATTAACAGTTATTGACGAAAACGGAAATGAATTATTATGTGAAATTTTATTTACATTTGATTCAGATGACTATAATAAATCATATGTCGTTTACTACCCAGTAGGGGCAGAGCACGAGGATGCTGATGGAAATGTTGATTTACATGTTTCAGCTTATATTCCAAGTAATAATAACGAAGGTGGAGAATTATTACCTGTAGAAACAGATGCAGAATGGGATATGATTGAAGAAGTAATTAATACATTTTTAGCTGACGAAGAGGCTGAAAGTGCAGAATAA
- the ruvX gene encoding Holliday junction resolvase RuvX, with product MKTLGLDLGTRTLGIAISDALGMMAHGVETFRFEENHYKKAILHVQQLVKTQHVSKIVLGLPKNMNGSIGERGQATQEFAKKLEEATSVPVILWDERLTTMQVERVLIQADVSRGKRKKVVDKMAATIILQSYLDSSQARSFV from the coding sequence ATGAAAACACTTGGATTAGATTTAGGAACACGTACGTTAGGTATCGCGATTAGTGATGCATTAGGTATGATGGCCCACGGGGTCGAAACGTTCCGTTTTGAAGAGAATCATTATAAAAAAGCAATTTTACACGTTCAACAATTAGTAAAAACACAACATGTTTCAAAAATCGTTTTAGGACTGCCTAAAAACATGAATGGTTCAATCGGAGAGCGCGGTCAGGCGACACAAGAGTTTGCTAAAAAACTTGAGGAGGCAACAAGCGTTCCAGTAATTTTATGGGATGAACGGCTAACGACGATGCAAGTTGAACGCGTATTAATCCAAGCGGATGTAAGTCGTGGGAAACGTAAAAAAGTTGTTGATAAAATGGCTGCAACCATCATTTTACAAAGCTATCTGGATTCAAGCCAGGCACGTTCATTCGTGTAA
- a CDS encoding IreB family regulatory phosphoprotein, translated as MMISNHTMMLNEALEDKLNQNETVELILVDVFEALKTKGYNPINQVVGYLISGDPAYISSYQGARNKIQQIERDEILEVLLEKFVETRK; from the coding sequence ATGATGATCTCAAATCATACGATGATGCTAAATGAGGCACTTGAGGATAAATTAAATCAAAATGAAACAGTTGAGTTAATTTTAGTCGATGTCTTTGAGGCATTAAAAACAAAAGGATATAACCCCATTAATCAAGTGGTTGGATACTTGATTTCAGGAGACCCTGCATATATTTCAAGTTATCAGGGAGCACGTAATAAAATCCAACAAATTGAACGTGATGAAATCTTAGAAGTTTTATTAGAAAAGTTTGTTGAAACAAGAAAATGA
- the alaS gene encoding alanine--tRNA ligase, with product MKYMTGSEIRSMYLNFFKSKGHMIEPGASLVPANDPTLLWINSGVAALKKYFDGREIPNNPRITNAQKSIRTNDIENVGKTARHHTFFEMLGNFSIGDYFREEAVTWGWELLTSPEWFGFDKDLLYVTVYPSDKETYDLWIKLGVKPEHIVKLEYNFWEIGEGPCGPNTEIFFDRGPKYDPENIGLRLLEEDIENDRYIEIWNIVFSQFNSKEGLDRSEYPLLPNQNIDTGMGLERMACVLQGVETNFDTDLFMPIIKKTEQISGVKYTNETAVAFKVIADHVRTVTFAVADGALLSNEGRGYVLRRLLRRAVRYGKNLGIDRAFMYELVPVVADIMKDYYPYVLDKIELVQKVIKSEEDRFRQTLADGEKILNDLMAKSKTKIISGKDAFMLYDTYGFPYELTLEYAEESGFSVDKDGFDQEMQAQRDRARNAREEVASMQSQNEALMNFKTSSTFVGYDQYTSEGQVILLLKDGEVVESLSGQGQVILDCTPFYAESGGQVADRGTMVSQQATVEVQDVIKAPNGQHLHTINVEGILSLNDRVKSSITVNDRLALTKNHTATHLLHQALKDVIGDHVNQAGSLVSAGRLRFDFTNMQGLTAEELQRIESIVNEKIWASLPVQVFEKSIDEAKAMGAMALFSEKYGDVVRVVKAGEYSIELCGGCHVTNTSEIGLFKIISESGIGAGTRRIEAVTSQAAYEYMNHFITRFTNVSETLKTKPALLEERVAGVLDEVKELHRENESLKSKLSHLKMKEIVHNTHEVNGLTVLTAQLMDVDMNHLRQMVDEFKQQLDSAVIVLASASEGKVAISCGVTADYVKQGVHAGKIVKEVASVCGGGGGGRPDMAQAGAKDITKIADALLSVDEWLKNNL from the coding sequence ATGAAATATATGACAGGTTCAGAAATTCGCTCAATGTATTTAAATTTCTTTAAATCTAAAGGGCATATGATCGAGCCAGGGGCATCATTAGTTCCGGCAAATGATCCAACTTTATTATGGATTAATAGTGGGGTCGCAGCGTTAAAGAAGTACTTCGATGGGCGTGAAATTCCAAACAACCCACGAATTACAAATGCACAGAAATCAATTCGTACAAATGATATTGAAAATGTAGGGAAAACGGCGCGCCATCATACATTCTTTGAAATGTTGGGAAATTTTTCAATCGGTGATTATTTCCGTGAGGAGGCTGTTACTTGGGGATGGGAATTATTAACTTCTCCAGAATGGTTTGGTTTTGATAAGGATTTACTTTATGTAACGGTGTATCCAAGTGACAAAGAAACGTATGATTTATGGATTAAACTTGGAGTTAAACCAGAACATATCGTGAAATTAGAGTATAATTTCTGGGAAATTGGAGAAGGTCCATGTGGTCCTAATACAGAGATTTTCTTTGATCGTGGTCCAAAATATGATCCAGAAAATATTGGACTCCGTTTATTGGAGGAAGATATTGAAAATGATCGTTACATTGAAATTTGGAATATTGTTTTTTCACAATTTAATTCTAAAGAAGGATTAGATCGTAGTGAGTATCCGTTGCTTCCGAATCAAAATATAGATACCGGGATGGGGCTTGAACGTATGGCTTGCGTCTTACAAGGGGTAGAAACTAATTTCGATACCGATTTATTTATGCCAATTATCAAAAAAACAGAACAAATTTCAGGTGTGAAATACACGAATGAAACGGCTGTTGCTTTTAAAGTTATTGCCGATCATGTAAGAACCGTAACATTTGCGGTGGCTGATGGGGCGTTACTCTCAAACGAAGGAAGAGGTTACGTCTTACGTCGTTTACTTCGCCGCGCTGTTCGTTATGGTAAAAATTTAGGAATTGATCGTGCGTTTATGTATGAGTTAGTCCCTGTTGTAGCGGATATCATGAAAGATTATTATCCATACGTGTTAGATAAAATTGAACTCGTTCAAAAGGTGATTAAGTCTGAAGAGGATCGTTTCCGTCAAACACTTGCTGATGGAGAAAAAATCTTAAATGATTTAATGGCGAAAAGTAAGACAAAAATTATCTCAGGGAAAGATGCCTTTATGCTTTACGATACGTATGGATTCCCGTATGAATTAACATTAGAGTATGCGGAAGAGTCAGGTTTTAGTGTTGATAAAGATGGGTTTGATCAAGAGATGCAGGCTCAACGAGACCGTGCACGTAACGCTCGCGAAGAGGTAGCAAGTATGCAATCTCAAAATGAGGCGCTTATGAATTTTAAAACATCATCGACGTTTGTTGGATATGATCAATATACATCAGAAGGTCAAGTGATTTTATTATTAAAAGATGGTGAAGTTGTAGAGTCATTATCGGGACAAGGTCAAGTGATTTTAGATTGCACGCCATTTTACGCAGAAAGTGGAGGGCAGGTAGCTGATAGAGGAACGATGGTATCTCAACAGGCAACGGTAGAAGTGCAAGATGTTATTAAGGCGCCGAATGGTCAACACTTACACACAATAAACGTTGAGGGAATCCTGTCTTTAAATGACCGTGTTAAGTCCTCAATTACGGTGAATGACCGCTTAGCTTTAACGAAAAACCATACAGCGACACATTTATTACATCAAGCACTAAAAGATGTAATTGGTGATCATGTGAATCAAGCGGGGTCATTAGTATCAGCTGGACGTTTACGTTTTGATTTCACAAATATGCAAGGTCTAACGGCTGAAGAGTTACAACGTATCGAATCCATTGTAAATGAAAAAATTTGGGCTTCACTTCCAGTTCAAGTGTTTGAAAAATCGATTGATGAGGCAAAGGCGATGGGTGCAATGGCCTTATTTAGTGAAAAATATGGAGATGTTGTACGTGTCGTTAAAGCTGGGGAGTATAGCATCGAATTGTGCGGTGGATGTCACGTCACAAATACTTCAGAAATTGGGTTGTTTAAAATTATTTCTGAATCTGGAATTGGTGCCGGAACGCGTCGAATTGAAGCGGTAACCTCTCAGGCGGCATATGAATATATGAATCACTTTATTACACGATTTACAAACGTATCAGAAACGCTTAAAACGAAACCGGCGCTACTTGAAGAACGAGTTGCGGGAGTTTTAGACGAAGTAAAAGAGCTTCATCGTGAGAATGAATCATTAAAATCTAAATTATCGCATTTAAAAATGAAAGAAATTGTTCATAATACACATGAGGTTAATGGATTAACGGTTTTAACAGCGCAATTAATGGACGTAGATATGAATCATCTTCGTCAAATGGTGGATGAGTTTAAACAACAATTAGATTCAGCCGTTATCGTTTTAGCAAGTGCCTCAGAAGGAAAAGTAGCTATTTCTTGTGGGGTAACGGCAGACTATGTTAAACAAGGTGTTCATGCTGGTAAAATTGTTAAGGAAGTAGCAAGCGTTTGCGGCGGTGGTGGTGGTGGCCGTCCAGATATGGCACAAGCTGGAGCTAAAGATATCACTAAAATTGCAGATGCCTTATTAAGCGTTGACGAATGGTTAAAAAATAACTTATAG
- the recD2 gene encoding SF1B family DNA helicase RecD2, translating to MEEVNSIQGIFLDSIFFNEENGFSIGTIIVTEHQCPEEQIQLAYKVVDEKVCEAIGLTENKTYYKVTVSGYFPKLTENKTYRFKGNLIKHPKYGWQFQVNAYESIAVRGKSSLVHYLSSDIFEGIGQKTAEKIVETLGDDAINVILNNREALEKVPKLSKKLADKLYATLVDQQGTEQILAPLYGYDLSPKLVMKIFKRYQYQALEIIKENPYRLIEDIEGVGFLRADELAKRLGISLDDPRRIRAALLYVLDQIAIQRGHTYVYHKQLVQSALQYLNQKSAQLLDFSQIDQQIQSLIQKKKIYIEGEFLFIPLLVNSEKGIVESILRLQTKDSINDKELEEVMKRLVKEMSITYSKEQEEAIQMALKYPVSIITGGPGTGKTTVVQGILKAYSLLHKITLDPSQYATSEKKFPIALAAPTGRAAKRMTETTTLKASTIHRLLGYGVDGVFQHDEFSQLDYDLIIIDESSMLDTLLAFQLFQCIETGAQVILVGDDNQLPSVGPGQVLKDLIESGAIPLTRLTTVHRQAQDSSIIALAHAVKNNRLPNDLREKKTDRLYVESPHQQIPLYLKKIVENALSKGYTANDVQVLVPMYRGECGIDAINEMLQAIFNPPDDSNKREMVFGQRIFRIGDKVLQLSNQPETGVMNGDVGEVIGISYKNENEEKEDRLIACFDSKEVSYKKGDLQNLTHAYCVSVHKSQGSEYPIVILPMTHAYHVMLQKKLIYTAITRAKKSLIIIGEYLALDKGVKNEGDERQTTLKLRFEMQKEHTTITNPFEEYFKEHGIPFEYLDEVELEGVTPYDFMDE from the coding sequence ATGGAAGAAGTCAACTCAATTCAAGGTATATTTTTAGATTCAATCTTTTTTAACGAAGAAAATGGTTTCTCAATTGGGACAATTATAGTTACCGAACACCAATGTCCCGAGGAGCAAATTCAATTAGCGTACAAAGTTGTAGATGAAAAAGTATGTGAAGCGATTGGATTAACGGAAAATAAAACTTATTACAAGGTGACGGTATCGGGTTATTTTCCTAAGTTAACAGAAAACAAAACGTATCGATTTAAGGGGAATCTAATCAAACATCCGAAGTATGGGTGGCAGTTTCAGGTGAATGCCTACGAAAGTATCGCGGTTAGGGGGAAATCTTCTCTGGTGCATTACTTAAGTAGTGATATTTTTGAGGGGATCGGACAAAAGACGGCTGAAAAAATTGTTGAAACACTTGGGGACGACGCGATTAATGTGATTTTAAACAATCGCGAAGCGTTAGAGAAAGTACCTAAGCTATCAAAAAAATTGGCGGATAAGCTATATGCGACGTTGGTTGATCAGCAGGGGACTGAGCAAATTTTAGCTCCTCTTTATGGATACGATTTAAGTCCGAAACTTGTCATGAAAATTTTTAAACGCTATCAATACCAGGCGTTAGAAATAATTAAAGAGAACCCCTATCGGCTTATTGAGGATATTGAAGGAGTCGGATTTTTACGGGCAGACGAACTGGCAAAAAGATTAGGTATTTCATTGGATGATCCACGTCGAATTCGTGCCGCACTTCTATATGTACTAGATCAAATCGCTATTCAAAGAGGGCATACGTATGTCTATCATAAGCAACTCGTACAAAGTGCTCTTCAGTATTTAAATCAAAAGTCTGCTCAACTTCTTGATTTTTCTCAGATTGATCAACAAATTCAATCACTTATCCAGAAGAAAAAAATTTATATTGAAGGCGAATTCTTATTTATTCCGTTACTCGTAAATAGTGAAAAGGGAATCGTTGAATCGATTTTAAGGTTACAGACAAAAGATTCGATTAATGATAAGGAACTAGAGGAAGTAATGAAACGGTTGGTCAAGGAGATGTCAATCACGTATTCGAAGGAACAAGAAGAGGCTATTCAAATGGCTCTAAAATATCCGGTTAGTATTATTACGGGGGGACCTGGAACTGGAAAAACTACAGTGGTACAAGGAATTTTAAAGGCTTATTCCTTACTACATAAAATCACACTTGACCCTAGCCAATACGCAACCTCTGAAAAGAAATTTCCAATTGCGTTAGCTGCCCCGACGGGGCGCGCTGCTAAGCGGATGACGGAAACGACGACATTAAAGGCCTCAACTATTCATCGGTTACTTGGATATGGTGTTGACGGTGTTTTTCAACATGATGAGTTTTCTCAATTAGATTATGATTTAATTATTATTGATGAGAGTTCAATGTTAGATACACTGCTTGCCTTTCAGCTGTTTCAATGTATTGAAACGGGTGCTCAAGTCATTTTAGTAGGAGACGATAATCAATTGCCATCGGTAGGTCCAGGGCAAGTTTTAAAGGATTTAATTGAAAGTGGGGCCATTCCATTAACGCGTTTGACAACAGTACACCGACAGGCGCAAGATTCATCGATTATTGCGTTAGCTCATGCCGTAAAGAATAATCGGCTACCAAACGACTTAAGAGAAAAAAAAACAGATCGTTTATATGTTGAATCACCACATCAACAAATACCGCTTTACTTGAAGAAGATTGTTGAAAATGCACTTTCAAAAGGGTATACGGCAAACGACGTTCAGGTGTTAGTTCCGATGTATCGTGGAGAATGTGGAATTGACGCGATTAATGAAATGTTGCAGGCAATCTTTAATCCCCCTGATGATTCAAATAAAAGGGAGATGGTATTCGGTCAACGAATTTTTCGGATTGGTGACAAAGTATTACAACTATCTAATCAACCTGAAACGGGGGTTATGAATGGCGACGTTGGTGAAGTTATCGGGATTTCTTATAAGAATGAAAATGAAGAGAAGGAAGACCGGCTTATCGCGTGTTTTGATTCAAAAGAGGTAAGTTATAAAAAAGGTGATTTGCAAAATTTAACCCATGCTTATTGTGTTTCTGTTCACAAATCTCAAGGTTCAGAGTATCCGATTGTCATCCTTCCAATGACTCATGCCTATCACGTGATGCTTCAAAAAAAATTAATTTATACTGCTATCACTCGGGCAAAAAAATCTCTCATTATTATTGGGGAGTATTTGGCATTGGATAAAGGGGTAAAAAATGAGGGAGATGAACGGCAAACAACGTTAAAATTACGCTTTGAAATGCAAAAGGAACACACAACGATTACAAATCCATTTGAGGAGTACTTTAAGGAACATGGAATTCCATTTGAATATTTGGATGAGGTGGAACTTGAAGGAGTCACGCCCTATGATTTTATGGACGAGTAG
- the mnmA gene encoding tRNA 2-thiouridine(34) synthase MnmA, whose amino-acid sequence MSLNKGKKVIVGMSGGVDSSVAAYLLKEQGYDVEGVFMRNWDSAANSDVLGNPTVNDAVCPQEVDYMDAKAVADQLGIKLHRVDFVQEYWDRVFMYFLDEYKAGRTPNPDIMCNKEVKFKAFLDYAMGLGCDYIAMGHYARVEHGEEVRMLRGVDNNKDQTYFLSQLTQAQLSKTLFPVGELQKSEVREIAEKLDLATAKKKDSTGVCFIGERNFTQFLQNYLPAQPGTMQTLDGEVLGEHIGLMYYTIGQRKGLGIGGKGDAWFVIGKDLEKNILYVGQGFENEYVYADEAHVSNVNWIPTEKFRGVFKCTAKFRYRQPDVPVELEWMEGGLLRVRLLDPVRAVTPGQAAVFYLGDVCLGGGRIEAAFKDGERRMY is encoded by the coding sequence ATGAGTTTAAATAAAGGAAAAAAAGTTATCGTCGGAATGTCAGGTGGTGTTGACTCGTCAGTTGCTGCGTACTTATTAAAAGAGCAAGGTTATGATGTCGAAGGTGTTTTTATGAGAAATTGGGATAGTGCCGCAAATTCGGATGTATTAGGAAATCCTACCGTTAATGATGCGGTCTGTCCACAGGAAGTAGATTATATGGACGCTAAGGCAGTCGCCGATCAGTTAGGAATTAAACTTCATCGTGTGGATTTTGTTCAAGAGTATTGGGATCGCGTCTTTATGTATTTCTTAGACGAGTATAAGGCGGGCCGCACCCCGAATCCAGATATTATGTGTAATAAAGAAGTGAAGTTTAAAGCCTTTCTAGACTATGCGATGGGGCTTGGCTGCGATTATATTGCTATGGGACATTATGCGCGTGTTGAACATGGCGAAGAGGTGAGAATGTTACGTGGGGTTGATAACAACAAAGACCAGACGTACTTCTTAAGCCAATTAACACAAGCACAGCTTAGTAAAACGTTATTTCCAGTCGGGGAATTACAAAAGTCTGAGGTTCGTGAAATTGCCGAAAAGTTGGATTTAGCAACGGCTAAAAAGAAGGATTCAACAGGAGTTTGTTTTATTGGTGAACGTAATTTCACTCAATTTTTACAAAACTATTTACCCGCACAACCTGGGACAATGCAAACATTAGACGGGGAAGTTTTAGGTGAACATATCGGACTGATGTATTATACAATTGGGCAAAGAAAAGGGCTAGGTATTGGTGGTAAAGGTGATGCTTGGTTTGTTATTGGAAAAGATTTAGAAAAAAATATTTTATACGTGGGTCAAGGTTTTGAGAATGAATATGTTTATGCGGATGAAGCACACGTATCAAATGTCAACTGGATTCCAACAGAGAAGTTTAGAGGTGTTTTCAAATGTACGGCTAAATTCCGCTATCGTCAACCTGATGTTCCAGTTGAACTTGAATGGATGGAAGGGGGACTATTAAGGGTTCGACTTTTAGATCCGGTTCGTGCAGTAACCCCTGGACAGGCAGCGGTCTTTTATTTAGGGGATGTATGCCTAGGTGGTGGACGTATCGAGGCAGCCTTTAAAGACGGTGAGCGTCGAATGTATTAA